TTGAGAAGGCCGTTCTCGCAGCCACACAGGAATACAAAGAGATCACATTATAAAAGGAGGGCACATTTTATGGAAAAGAAACCCAAAATCATCGTAGCAGGTATGTGCGACACCAAGTACACCGAATTGAAATTTCTTGCCGAGCAGGTAGAAAAAGCCGGCGGCGACGTAAAAGTGATGAACTGTGGCTGCGGCAAAGTCTGCGACTGGCCGGACATCTCCCTTCAGGATGTGCTGGACGCAGATGGCATCAAGCAGGAAGAAGTCTTCAAGGTTCCCCGCTCTACCGCCATCAAGATGGTGGGCGAGGCCGGAGCCAAGAAGATCATGCAGATGTATGAAGCCGGCGAAGTAGACGGGATCATCTCCTGGGCCGGATCCATGGGAACCACCACCGTCACCTATCTTATGCGGGCGCTTCCCTTTGGCGTGCCCAAGATCATGATGACCGATATGGCTTCCAGCGACGTCAGCATGTGGCTGGGCAACAAGGACATCTATATCATGAACCCCACCGCGGAGCAGGGCGTCAACACCGTTACCCGGAAAATGGTGGCCAATGCGGCTGCCGCCATCGTAGCCATGGCACAGGTAGGCGAGATCCATGACACAGAAGAAAAACCGCTGATGGCTATCACCGCTTACGGCACCACCACCCAGACAGTCAACGCCTGCAGCGCTTACTGGAACGCCAAGGGCTGGGATACCATCATCATCCACCAGGTAGGGACCGGCGCCACCATGGAAGACCTGATCCGCTCCGGCATGATCACTGCCATCATCGACCTGACCACCGGCGAGCTGACCAACAACATGTACGACAGCATCTACGGAACCCCCTCCACCTGGAACGGGGAGCGCGTCACCGCTGCCAGCGACATGGGCATCCCACAGATCGTAACGCCGGGCGGCTGCGATCAGAGCGCCTACAATCCCATCTCCTCCATGAAACAGGAGTACCTGGATGATTACAAGGCCGGCAGAAGACGTACCTGGAAGGATACCGGGCTTCCCTATATCCACAACGAAGGAGTTACCATCATGTATCCTACCATGGACGAGATCGTGGAGCTGTCTGAATACTATGCCGAGAAGCTGAACACCACCAAAGGTCCCACCGCCTTTATCCTTCCTATGCAGGGATGGTCCGCTTACGACCAGCGCAAGGAGATCGCCACCACCGAGCGTGGCTGGTCCGCTGAAAACGGAGACGGCCCTCAGTGGGATCCGGATCCGGAGAACCCCACCTGGTCCATCCGCTCCACGGTTATGCGCAAGATCCTGGAGGAAAAATTCGATCCCGACAACGAAAATCTGGATCTGATCATCGCCGATATGCATATCGTAGACCAGGAATTTGCAGATCTGTGCAATGAAGTGATGGAAGCCATGTTAAACGGCTCCTTCAAGAAGGGAATGTTCAAAGGAAGAAAAGGGGTACTATGAGAAAACTACATGTACTGGGCACCGGAACTGCCGTTGTGACAAAATATCTGAATACCGCTTTCGTGCTGGACAACGGCCAGGATTATTTCCTGGTGGACGGAATGGGCGGGGCAGAGATCCTGCGCCAGTTCGACCATATGGGACTGGACTGGACAAAGGTTCATTACGCCTTTCTCTCCCACGAGCATACCGACCACTTTCTTGGCATGGTATGGGTCCTGCGCTATATCGCCTTCCAGATGTGCGAGGACCGTTACGACGGCGACTTCCATCTATACTGCCACGCCGAGCTGGCCGACAAGCTTCGGATGGTATGCCGGGCCCTGCTGCGGAAAGTAGAATGTGACCGCCTGGATGAGAGGATCCATTTCCATCTCATCCGGGACGGAGAACGGGAACAGATCTGGGGCTGCGATTTCAGCTTCTTCGATATCCGGTCCACCAAGGCAAAACAGTTTGGGTTCCAGATGACATGGCCTGACGAGATGAAGCTGGTCTTCCCTGGCGATGAGCCGGTAAATGATGCCTGCCGCCCCTACTGCCAGGACGCCGACTGGCTGCTGTCAGAAGCCTTCTGCCTCTACGCAGACCGGGAAATCTTCACCCCCTATAAGTATCATCACAGCACCGTCCGGGAGGCAAGCCTCCTGGCCCAGGACTGCCAGGCGAAAAACCTGATCCTGTGGCACACGGAAGACGCCACCTTCGGGACACGGAAAACACGCTACACTGAGGAAGCAAAGCAGTTCTATGACGGAAATGTCTTCGTGCCGGAGGACGGAGAAGTGATCGAACTGCCAGAAGTATAAAATGTATATAACCACAAAAATAACAGCGGCTAATAGAGGCCGCTGTTATTTTTAAGAAATACTGATTCTAATAATTGGGCTGTGTCGCCTCCACGCCCTCCACGATCTGCTCAAACAGCTCATAGGGGATCCCCACCGCCATATCGTTCTCACTCCACTTGCACAACATTCGGGTGCTGGGGCACAGCACGCTGACATTCATCTCTCCGGTGAGATAAGGCGATATGGTCAGTTCTGAGCACATTCCCTGCATGGCTCCCATATCGATGGCCGGTTTCTTACCGGTTCCATACTCATATCCCTGCACCATCCGCATAGACTGGTAGGCGTTGGTCATCACGATCACCACATCCGGCGTCTGTTCACAATCCTTCAGCGGCACCACCGCCACACCGTATGTGGAGACCTGTTCCCGGTGCAGGCTCCGGATAGACCGGCGAAGCCGTCCCGCCGTGGCCACAGAGGAATACAGCTGATAGGAGAAATACTCCTGGCCGCTCTCGATCCGCTCTGTGCTGGGCTCCAGGCCCAGGGCCGTCGTAGCGCCGTCACATTTGTGATGTTCCAGCCGGCTTTTGATCCCCACGCTTCTGAGAGCCGCCTGCTTTACCATCACACAGTAAGGCATGGCTGTCTTGGTCTCTTCTACCGGATAAGCGTCATAGTCTTCTTTGGTGAAAAGCAGCGTGATCCCTACCGGCTCCACCCCAAGTCCGATCACTTCTTTTAACTGTTCAATACTTTCCTTGATCCTCTCCTTCGGATACTGCTCATGAGGCAGGCCGTATTCAATATTTTTATGTTTATAAGGCATGGTTTTCTCTCCTTTCAGAATGTCTACTGGATCGACGCGAAAC
This window of the Massilistercora timonensis genome carries:
- a CDS encoding Tm-1-like ATP-binding domain-containing protein — encoded protein: MEKKPKIIVAGMCDTKYTELKFLAEQVEKAGGDVKVMNCGCGKVCDWPDISLQDVLDADGIKQEEVFKVPRSTAIKMVGEAGAKKIMQMYEAGEVDGIISWAGSMGTTTVTYLMRALPFGVPKIMMTDMASSDVSMWLGNKDIYIMNPTAEQGVNTVTRKMVANAAAAIVAMAQVGEIHDTEEKPLMAITAYGTTTQTVNACSAYWNAKGWDTIIIHQVGTGATMEDLIRSGMITAIIDLTTGELTNNMYDSIYGTPSTWNGERVTAASDMGIPQIVTPGGCDQSAYNPISSMKQEYLDDYKAGRRRTWKDTGLPYIHNEGVTIMYPTMDEIVELSEYYAEKLNTTKGPTAFILPMQGWSAYDQRKEIATTERGWSAENGDGPQWDPDPENPTWSIRSTVMRKILEEKFDPDNENLDLIIADMHIVDQEFADLCNEVMEAMLNGSFKKGMFKGRKGVL
- a CDS encoding MBL fold metallo-hydrolase, with amino-acid sequence MRKLHVLGTGTAVVTKYLNTAFVLDNGQDYFLVDGMGGAEILRQFDHMGLDWTKVHYAFLSHEHTDHFLGMVWVLRYIAFQMCEDRYDGDFHLYCHAELADKLRMVCRALLRKVECDRLDERIHFHLIRDGEREQIWGCDFSFFDIRSTKAKQFGFQMTWPDEMKLVFPGDEPVNDACRPYCQDADWLLSEAFCLYADREIFTPYKYHHSTVREASLLAQDCQAKNLILWHTEDATFGTRKTRYTEEAKQFYDGNVFVPEDGEVIELPEV
- a CDS encoding DUF169 domain-containing protein, which encodes MPYKHKNIEYGLPHEQYPKERIKESIEQLKEVIGLGVEPVGITLLFTKEDYDAYPVEETKTAMPYCVMVKQAALRSVGIKSRLEHHKCDGATTALGLEPSTERIESGQEYFSYQLYSSVATAGRLRRSIRSLHREQVSTYGVAVVPLKDCEQTPDVVIVMTNAYQSMRMVQGYEYGTGKKPAIDMGAMQGMCSELTISPYLTGEMNVSVLCPSTRMLCKWSENDMAVGIPYELFEQIVEGVEATQPNY